From Humisphaera borealis, the proteins below share one genomic window:
- a CDS encoding redox-sensing transcriptional repressor Rex — protein sequence MGLTDAQVRKDLGYFGQFGHPGIGYRVDDLIQQLRKILGTDKTWNVLLVGAGNIGKALSSYKGFNSKGFKLVAVFDNDPSKVGRKLGAFTIQSYDDLQKTVAAHSIRLAIIAVPADAAQDVADRVVEAGVRGVLNFAPCSLTVPPDIALNSVDVAVSLEQLSFQVNVTPVG from the coding sequence CTGGGCCTGACCGACGCGCAGGTTCGCAAGGATCTGGGATACTTCGGACAGTTCGGCCATCCCGGGATTGGGTACCGCGTAGACGACCTGATCCAGCAGTTGCGGAAGATCCTGGGGACCGACAAGACGTGGAACGTATTGCTGGTGGGCGCGGGCAACATCGGCAAGGCGCTGTCGAGTTATAAAGGGTTTAATTCCAAGGGGTTCAAGCTCGTCGCGGTGTTCGACAACGATCCCTCGAAGGTGGGTCGAAAGCTGGGGGCGTTCACGATTCAGTCGTACGATGATCTTCAGAAGACCGTCGCGGCTCATTCTATCAGGCTGGCGATCATCGCCGTCCCGGCCGACGCCGCACAGGACGTCGCCGATCGCGTGGTCGAGGCCGGTGTGCGTGGCGTTCTGAACTTTGCGCCGTGTTCGCTGACGGTCCCGCCGGACATCGCGCTCAACAGCGTTGATGTGGCGGTTTCGTTGGAGCAGTTGTCGTTCCAAGTCAATGTCACGCCTGTGGGTTAA
- a CDS encoding peptide-binding protein: protein MENRFGIKDLFLFLLIGALLVIVALAMWQFDRQFSEIRNIKQQNTELTADLTRVKTAVAGIADTLDDIKKRPVVVGPAQGTAGTQQAVAPAATPTADAFTRLKEAEKQPGFARGDWLIDNFATKIGKLTPLVSSDVYQTWVEYQVMEGLAVRDPDTLEYVPRLARNWTISEDGLTMTFTLRRGVSFSDGAPMTADDVVFTLDWVRNPAVNADRVRSYLTKLTSVKKIDDLTVEFKFSEYYYLNFGTIVDLTIMPKHFYGKFTPDQFNEKTGLLMGTGPYRLENPETWSPGERVVLLRNPRYWGTPPTFNRIVFNEIEGENTEMVRFGNQELDLIRCVPAQFEKLRNDPRIMAFSNAVSYDNMYGGYTYVAWNQMLTKDGKETPTPFADKRVRQAMTMLLDRERILSEIYLGYGSVASGPFGPKSKQYNPAIKAWPHSPDEAKKLLAEAGYIDRNGDGIVESDKGVPLKFKLTYPSGNESTEKVVLFMKDNFTRGGVVMEPDRVDWPVLVQKLNQTDFEAVTLGWSSTPESDPYQVFHSSQITGQGDNRTHYINKELDKLIEQARGTVKTDDRMKLWQKVHAILHEDQPYTFLFNRKALRLFNNRIQNIKPAAIGLNFEYLNGDMFPWYVPAAQQKYKD, encoded by the coding sequence ATGGAAAACCGATTCGGGATCAAAGACCTGTTCCTGTTCCTCCTGATCGGAGCGCTTCTGGTCATCGTCGCGCTGGCGATGTGGCAGTTCGACCGCCAGTTCAGCGAGATTCGCAACATCAAGCAGCAGAACACGGAACTGACCGCCGACCTGACGCGCGTTAAGACCGCCGTCGCCGGCATCGCCGACACGCTGGACGACATCAAGAAGCGTCCCGTCGTCGTGGGCCCGGCGCAAGGCACCGCCGGCACGCAGCAGGCCGTCGCTCCCGCCGCTACGCCGACCGCCGACGCCTTCACCCGCCTGAAAGAAGCCGAGAAGCAGCCCGGCTTTGCCCGCGGCGACTGGCTGATCGACAACTTCGCCACCAAGATTGGCAAGCTTACGCCGCTGGTCTCGTCCGACGTCTATCAGACCTGGGTCGAGTACCAGGTGATGGAAGGGCTGGCCGTCCGCGATCCCGATACGCTGGAATACGTTCCGCGATTGGCGCGCAACTGGACGATCAGCGAAGACGGCCTGACGATGACCTTCACGCTGCGGCGGGGCGTCAGCTTCTCCGACGGTGCCCCGATGACCGCCGACGACGTCGTCTTCACGCTCGACTGGGTGCGGAACCCCGCCGTCAACGCCGACCGCGTGCGGTCCTACCTCACCAAGCTGACGTCGGTGAAGAAGATCGATGACCTGACGGTCGAGTTCAAGTTCAGCGAGTACTACTACCTCAACTTCGGAACGATCGTCGATCTGACGATCATGCCCAAGCACTTTTACGGAAAGTTCACGCCCGACCAGTTCAACGAGAAGACCGGCCTGCTGATGGGCACCGGGCCCTACCGGCTTGAGAACCCCGAGACGTGGTCGCCGGGCGAACGGGTCGTGCTGCTCCGCAATCCGCGCTACTGGGGAACGCCGCCCACCTTCAATCGCATTGTGTTCAACGAGATCGAAGGGGAGAACACCGAGATGGTTCGCTTCGGCAACCAGGAACTCGACCTGATCCGCTGCGTTCCCGCCCAGTTCGAAAAGCTCCGCAATGACCCGCGCATCATGGCCTTCAGCAATGCCGTGTCTTACGACAACATGTACGGCGGGTACACCTATGTCGCCTGGAACCAGATGCTCACCAAGGACGGCAAGGAGACCCCCACGCCGTTCGCCGACAAGCGGGTTCGCCAGGCGATGACGATGCTCCTGGATCGCGAGCGGATCCTCAGCGAAATCTACCTGGGCTACGGGTCGGTCGCGTCGGGCCCGTTCGGCCCCAAGAGCAAGCAGTACAACCCCGCGATCAAGGCCTGGCCGCACAGCCCAGACGAAGCCAAGAAGCTTCTCGCCGAAGCCGGCTATATCGATCGCAATGGCGACGGCATCGTCGAAAGCGACAAAGGCGTACCGCTCAAGTTCAAGCTCACTTATCCCTCCGGCAATGAGTCCACCGAGAAGGTCGTCCTGTTCATGAAGGACAATTTCACGCGGGGCGGTGTGGTGATGGAGCCCGATCGCGTCGACTGGCCGGTCCTGGTTCAGAAGCTTAACCAGACCGATTTTGAAGCCGTCACGCTGGGCTGGAGTTCGACGCCGGAGTCGGACCCGTACCAGGTTTTCCATTCCTCACAGATCACCGGGCAGGGGGATAACCGCACGCACTACATCAACAAAGAACTCGACAAGCTGATCGAGCAGGCCCGCGGCACCGTCAAAACCGACGACCGCATGAAGCTGTGGCAGAAGGTTCACGCCATTTTGCACGAAGACCAGCCCTACACCTTCCTCTTCAACCGCAAGGCACTGCGACTGTTCAACAACCGAATCCAGAACATCAAGCCGGCCGCCATCGGGTTGAACTTCGAATACCTCAACGGCGACATGTTCCCCTGGTACGTCCCGGCCGCTCAGCAGAAGTACAAGGACTGA
- a CDS encoding ABC transporter permease, translating into MSTISSPISAEPLASNTSRVAPDTIRGRMLRSGRILIGGGVLLVVVATCLLTLPMTLGSQSTFYYDGQNPALSRAAPAGSVNLWFGTDMLGRSLLGRCLLGGAISLLVGIVAATISVVLGVSVGLISGYRGGWIDSVLMRFVDIMYGLPYILLIILFKLALEPFLATKLGFSIQAANLCVLFLAIGLVSWLTMARVVRGQVLSLRAQPFIEACRASGLPEWRIFTRHLLPNLIGPITVYATLTVPQAILQESFLSFLGIGIQQPMPTWGALASEGLLPSLNTVEPRWWLLTFPCVLLAITLLSLNFLGDGLRDVFDPKREAAKI; encoded by the coding sequence ATGAGCACGATCAGCAGCCCCATCTCCGCCGAGCCGCTTGCGAGCAACACGTCTCGCGTCGCCCCCGACACAATCCGCGGGCGAATGCTTCGGAGCGGGCGGATTCTCATCGGCGGCGGCGTACTGCTCGTCGTTGTCGCGACCTGCCTGCTGACGTTGCCCATGACGCTGGGCAGCCAGAGCACTTTCTATTACGACGGTCAGAACCCGGCCCTCAGCCGGGCAGCACCGGCCGGCAGTGTGAACCTCTGGTTCGGCACCGACATGCTCGGCCGTAGCCTGCTCGGCCGCTGCCTGCTCGGCGGGGCGATCAGCCTGCTGGTCGGCATCGTCGCAGCCACCATCTCCGTCGTTCTCGGCGTCAGCGTGGGCCTGATCTCAGGATATCGCGGCGGATGGATCGATTCGGTCCTGATGCGCTTCGTCGATATCATGTACGGCCTGCCTTACATCCTGCTGATCATCCTCTTCAAGCTCGCGCTCGAGCCGTTCCTGGCGACCAAGCTGGGCTTCAGCATCCAGGCGGCCAACCTTTGTGTGCTGTTCCTGGCGATCGGCCTGGTGAGCTGGCTGACGATGGCCCGCGTCGTCCGCGGCCAGGTGCTGAGCCTTCGGGCGCAGCCCTTCATCGAAGCCTGCCGCGCCAGCGGCCTGCCCGAATGGCGGATCTTCACCCGCCACCTGCTGCCCAACCTCATCGGCCCGATCACCGTCTACGCCACGCTGACCGTCCCCCAGGCGATCCTGCAGGAAAGCTTCCTGAGCTTCCTCGGCATCGGCATTCAGCAGCCCATGCCGACCTGGGGCGCGCTCGCCAGCGAAGGCCTGCTGCCATCATTGAACACCGTCGAGCCGCGCTGGTGGCTGCTGACATTCCCCTGCGTACTGCTGGCGATCACGCTGCTGAGCCTGAACTTCCTCGGCGACGGGTTGCGAGACGTCTTCGACCCCAAGCGCGAGGCGGCTAAGATTTGA
- a CDS encoding ABC transporter permease: MTSAANPSYAPVPPATDDAPSGRRGKPQFRSLLGQAIYDTFGDTGARFGAIWIAFIAVIAVFAPFIANTHPFILRLKGGGLEFPLFRHLQAVDLILLMVFVHSLFVIVRKPGSGLVLALISWPIAVVGIVTAIVKFGLAIVTISIYRPATVDPSTGMVLGWVICIVIHLVLLALFVVGAWTLWIASKKLAAETILDGNHQALWISAVVLIGLSLVAVYKVRPPADGIYERYRDAERAGQVETIVRTIIPYSANDRLRDTPEDTLTGPSRRHWLGTTNFSEDMLSRMIHACRVTLAIGLIATSISTMIGIAIGGLMGYYAGWLDLIGMRLIEIFEAIPTLVLLLIVTVAIGRNLYLIMVVIGLLSWMSDARFIRAEFLRIRKLDYVQAAVAAGLGRMSIIFRHMLPNGVSPVFVNASFGIAGAILLESTLSFLGLGLGAEDPSWGQLLNQARSGGTGFVWWIAVFPGFAIFLTVFSYILIGEAMRDAIDPKLKKSQ, encoded by the coding sequence ATGACTAGCGCCGCCAACCCCAGCTACGCACCCGTCCCGCCCGCGACCGACGACGCCCCATCCGGGCGTCGCGGCAAGCCGCAGTTTCGTTCCCTGCTCGGCCAGGCGATCTACGACACCTTCGGCGATACCGGGGCGCGATTCGGCGCGATCTGGATCGCGTTTATCGCCGTCATTGCCGTCTTCGCGCCGTTCATCGCCAACACGCACCCGTTCATCCTCCGCCTCAAGGGCGGCGGACTCGAGTTTCCGCTGTTCCGCCATCTCCAGGCCGTCGACCTGATCCTGCTGATGGTTTTCGTACATTCACTTTTCGTGATCGTGCGCAAACCGGGATCGGGGCTGGTCCTGGCGCTGATCTCTTGGCCCATCGCGGTCGTTGGAATCGTTACCGCCATCGTCAAATTCGGGCTCGCGATCGTCACGATCAGCATCTACCGCCCGGCGACCGTCGACCCCTCCACCGGAATGGTGCTCGGCTGGGTCATCTGCATCGTGATTCATCTGGTCCTGCTGGCGCTTTTTGTCGTCGGCGCATGGACCCTATGGATCGCGTCCAAAAAGCTCGCCGCCGAGACCATCCTCGACGGCAACCACCAGGCGCTCTGGATCAGCGCGGTCGTCCTGATCGGCCTGTCGCTCGTCGCCGTCTACAAGGTCAGGCCGCCGGCCGACGGGATCTATGAACGTTACCGTGACGCCGAGCGGGCCGGGCAGGTCGAGACGATCGTTCGAACCATCATCCCCTACAGCGCCAACGACCGCCTGCGCGACACGCCCGAGGACACCCTGACCGGCCCGAGCCGTCGGCACTGGCTCGGCACGACCAACTTCAGCGAGGACATGCTCAGCCGCATGATCCACGCCTGCCGCGTAACCCTCGCGATCGGCCTAATCGCCACGTCGATCTCCACGATGATCGGCATCGCGATCGGCGGCCTGATGGGGTACTACGCCGGCTGGCTCGACCTCATCGGCATGCGGCTGATCGAAATCTTCGAAGCCATTCCCACGCTGGTGCTCCTGCTGATCGTCACCGTCGCGATCGGGCGGAATCTGTACCTCATCATGGTGGTCATCGGCCTGCTGTCGTGGATGTCGGATGCCCGGTTTATTCGCGCCGAGTTCCTGCGCATCCGCAAGCTCGACTACGTGCAGGCCGCCGTCGCGGCGGGCCTCGGCCGCATGAGCATCATCTTCCGCCACATGCTGCCCAACGGCGTATCGCCGGTGTTCGTGAACGCCAGCTTCGGTATCGCCGGTGCCATTCTGCTCGAGAGCACGCTCAGCTTTCTGGGCCTAGGCCTCGGAGCCGAAGACCCGAGCTGGGGCCAGTTGCTGAACCAGGCGCGTTCCGGCGGCACCGGTTTCGTCTGGTGGATCGCCGTCTTCCCCGGATTCGCTATCTTCCTGACCGTGTTCTCGTACATTCTCATCGGCGAGGCGATGCGCGACGCGATCGACCCGAAGCTGAAGAAGTCGCAATGA
- a CDS encoding peptide ABC transporter substrate-binding protein produces MARLLLIPAAMLVLLIGALVWSGGGTQSRADLTFINRGEIGTLDPNRMAWMQDIRVGYCIFEGLYTLDPATLNAVPGASEPAEISADKTVYTFRIRPNARWSNGDPVTTADFVFAWKRMLQEPGDYTSLLYYIKGAREYMKAFAEWGKARSEATAKADPSAAIPAEPGFAGVGIEPLDSRTLRVTLNHPVGFFLDIIAFPCCFPLHEKSMQPFIDKDVRKATGKIVYDKRFTLPPNLLTNGAYELTSWDFKRRIRLTASQYWWNKDAVKTKSIDVVSADDYLWALTIYDTGGVDWLTDMSGELAADLLKKGRKDVHVYPGFGTYFYTFNCKEKLADGRKNPFADVRVRQAFSMAVNKQVIVDNVTRLGEPITTQYIPPYAFEKYPSPKGLGYNVERAKQLMAEAGYPGGKGFPDITLLFNSEGQHGPIAQIVRRQWQEALGVDLRLESIEINTFRQRLHNKEYAVARASWYGDYNDPSTFTDKYKSESDNNDSAWINPEYDALCAKADRERDDGERLKLFAQAEKLLLEEAPILPMYHYMNVYLYRPEQVHGMMHHSRNHQVMWPIEVKR; encoded by the coding sequence ATGGCCCGACTGCTCTTGATCCCCGCCGCGATGCTTGTCCTGCTGATCGGGGCGCTCGTCTGGTCCGGCGGTGGAACCCAATCGAGGGCTGACCTCACCTTCATCAACCGCGGCGAGATCGGCACCCTCGATCCCAACCGCATGGCCTGGATGCAGGACATCCGGGTCGGCTACTGCATCTTCGAAGGGCTCTACACCCTCGACCCCGCGACGCTCAATGCCGTCCCCGGCGCTTCGGAGCCGGCCGAGATCTCCGCCGACAAAACTGTCTACACCTTCCGCATCCGCCCGAACGCCCGGTGGAGCAACGGCGACCCCGTCACCACCGCCGACTTTGTCTTCGCGTGGAAGCGGATGCTGCAGGAGCCCGGCGACTACACCTCGCTGCTGTACTACATCAAGGGTGCCCGCGAGTACATGAAGGCATTCGCCGAGTGGGGCAAGGCCCGGTCCGAGGCGACCGCCAAAGCCGACCCATCGGCCGCCATACCCGCCGAGCCGGGCTTCGCCGGCGTGGGTATCGAGCCGCTCGACAGCCGTACGCTGCGTGTGACGCTCAACCATCCGGTCGGCTTCTTTCTGGACATCATCGCGTTTCCCTGCTGCTTCCCGCTGCACGAGAAGTCGATGCAGCCGTTCATCGACAAAGACGTGCGCAAGGCGACGGGCAAGATCGTCTACGACAAGCGATTCACCCTTCCGCCGAACCTGCTCACCAACGGCGCTTACGAACTGACGTCGTGGGACTTCAAACGGCGGATTCGCTTGACCGCCAGCCAGTACTGGTGGAACAAGGATGCTGTCAAAACCAAGTCGATCGATGTCGTCTCGGCCGACGACTACCTCTGGGCTCTGACGATCTACGACACCGGCGGGGTGGACTGGCTGACCGACATGTCCGGCGAACTGGCCGCGGACCTGCTGAAGAAAGGCCGCAAAGACGTTCACGTCTATCCCGGCTTCGGCACGTACTTCTACACCTTCAACTGCAAGGAAAAACTCGCCGACGGCCGGAAGAACCCGTTTGCCGATGTGCGCGTGCGGCAGGCGTTCTCGATGGCGGTGAACAAGCAGGTGATCGTGGACAACGTCACCCGGCTGGGCGAGCCGATCACCACGCAGTACATCCCGCCTTACGCATTCGAAAAGTACCCCAGCCCCAAAGGACTTGGGTACAACGTGGAACGCGCCAAGCAGCTGATGGCCGAGGCCGGATATCCCGGCGGCAAAGGCTTCCCCGACATCACGCTGCTGTTCAACAGCGAAGGCCAGCACGGGCCGATCGCCCAGATCGTCCGCCGGCAGTGGCAGGAAGCGCTGGGCGTCGATCTGCGGCTGGAAAGCATCGAGATCAACACCTTCCGCCAGCGCCTGCACAACAAGGAATACGCCGTCGCCCGCGCCAGCTGGTACGGCGACTACAACGACCCTTCCACCTTCACCGACAAGTACAAGAGCGAGAGCGACAACAACGACTCGGCATGGATCAACCCCGAGTACGATGCGCTGTGCGCCAAAGCCGACCGCGAACGCGACGACGGCGAACGCCTGAAGTTGTTCGCGCAGGCCGAGAAGCTCCTGCTCGAGGAGGCGCCGATCCTCCCGATGTACCACTACATGAACGTCTACCTGTATCGCCCCGAGCAGGTCCACGGCATGATGCACCACTCGCGGAACCACCAGGTGATGTGGCCGATCGAGGTGAAGCGTTGA
- a CDS encoding winged-helix domain-containing protein, translating to MENFRLESIPNPAVKRLSLYLRQLDAFRRKDRRTISSKQLGKAWA from the coding sequence ATGGAGAACTTTCGACTGGAGTCCATACCGAACCCTGCCGTCAAGCGGCTGAGTCTCTACTTGCGCCAACTCGACGCGTTCCGACGGAAGGATCGCCGGACCATCTCCAGCAAGCAGTTGGGGAAAGCCTGGGCCTGA
- a CDS encoding ABC transporter permease: MFSYLLRRILLFFPTLIGATAVIFMVMSLAPISIVDVLLPPGGDLLPGQRAVREQYIQERYGLNKPAYVQYFRWLNKISPVGFETWKRDDPEVVAVKQQEQEQRKARIKELMATGIAEPAATEQARKIDLSPDPGDLRLNKPTFKSPDLGTSIIQSRPAVDRIREALPVSIILELLSLPLSLAIAVYTGIRAARVRGQLQDKGIGFVLLALYSLPVIWVAVMLQGYLANVEYLKWFPTDGLHELRSEEMNFLPTFSGGFQRGYLLDGLWHLVLPVIALSYGSVAYYSKLTRTSLLEVLGADFVRTARAKGLPDNVVTYRHAFRNSLLPLITVSASFLRYLVTGSIVVETIFGINGMGRLVVMSLMANDFELFLSTSVIILVLQLVGNLLADVLYVIADPRVTYD, encoded by the coding sequence ATGTTCAGTTACCTCCTCCGACGAATCCTGCTCTTCTTCCCGACGCTGATCGGCGCAACCGCCGTCATCTTCATGGTGATGTCGCTGGCCCCCATCAGCATCGTGGACGTGCTGCTGCCGCCGGGCGGCGACCTGCTGCCCGGGCAGCGGGCGGTCCGTGAGCAGTACATCCAGGAGCGTTACGGCCTGAACAAGCCGGCGTACGTGCAGTACTTTCGCTGGCTCAACAAGATCAGCCCCGTCGGCTTTGAAACCTGGAAGCGCGACGACCCCGAAGTCGTCGCGGTCAAACAGCAGGAGCAGGAACAGCGCAAGGCCCGCATCAAGGAACTGATGGCGACCGGCATCGCCGAGCCGGCGGCGACCGAACAGGCCCGCAAGATCGACCTCAGCCCCGACCCCGGCGACCTGCGGCTTAACAAGCCCACCTTCAAATCGCCGGACCTCGGCACCAGCATTATCCAATCGCGCCCCGCGGTCGATCGCATCCGCGAAGCGCTGCCCGTCTCGATCATCCTCGAATTGCTCTCGCTGCCGCTGTCGCTGGCGATCGCCGTCTACACGGGCATTCGCGCGGCACGCGTCCGCGGCCAGCTTCAGGACAAGGGCATTGGTTTTGTGCTGCTGGCGCTTTACTCGCTCCCGGTCATATGGGTCGCCGTGATGCTCCAGGGTTACCTGGCCAACGTCGAGTACCTCAAGTGGTTCCCGACCGACGGCCTGCACGAACTGCGATCCGAAGAGATGAACTTCCTGCCGACCTTCTCCGGCGGCTTCCAGCGGGGCTACCTGCTCGACGGGCTCTGGCACCTGGTGCTTCCGGTGATCGCACTGAGCTACGGATCGGTCGCGTACTACTCCAAGCTCACGCGGACGTCGCTGCTGGAGGTCCTCGGCGCCGACTTTGTCCGCACCGCCCGGGCCAAGGGCCTGCCGGATAACGTCGTGACCTACCGCCACGCGTTCCGAAACAGCCTGCTGCCGCTGATCACCGTCTCGGCGAGTTTTCTGCGCTACCTGGTCACCGGGTCGATCGTGGTCGAGACCATCTTCGGCATTAACGGCATGGGCCGGCTCGTCGTCATGTCGCTGATGGCCAATGACTTCGAGCTGTTCCTCAGCACCTCGGTGATCATTCTGGTTCTGCAGCTCGTCGGCAATCTGCTCGCCGACGTGCTATATGTCATCGCCGACCCGCGGGTGACCTATGACTAG
- a CDS encoding TadG family pilus assembly protein, translating to MRYTEVRVAGLRRRGGVLVYATVLMTVLMGIGVFAVDYGRVELAKTEAQAAADAAARYGAAGLKNTLLGQSAASSNALAIAMLNQLDGQSISSSQCVTETGYWDAQSKTFTANVAISSSNAVRVTISHTFGNGRLPLTFAPIFGSRNTQISKSAIAMVDVTSETFYAPAKGNLWLAGMPDGTVTKNLQPSNNWVWDTAGSAANRQSPQVVTNSALVTPGSSISFDGVQGSATYDGGNPLGADGNSGFLVCHGSTATNYTSALTKSDNGIANIRAPIGSLIAVFLDGNAPNTTSAPAALDFDSAASRDFQTLAPLLKQPFFVGNGRRDNGEVQQFVVPAGATRMFIGMMDAWQWNDNVGGFDVGGHVIHSLSTVK from the coding sequence ATGCGTTACACGGAAGTGCGAGTCGCGGGGCTCAGGCGGCGGGGAGGAGTTCTCGTCTACGCCACCGTTCTAATGACCGTGCTAATGGGGATCGGCGTCTTTGCCGTGGATTATGGCCGGGTCGAGCTCGCCAAGACGGAAGCTCAGGCCGCCGCCGACGCCGCCGCCCGTTATGGTGCCGCCGGTCTGAAAAACACCCTGCTGGGGCAGTCCGCCGCATCGTCGAACGCACTGGCGATCGCGATGTTAAACCAGCTCGACGGACAATCCATTTCGTCTTCTCAATGCGTTACCGAGACCGGCTACTGGGACGCCCAGAGCAAGACGTTTACCGCGAACGTGGCGATCTCCTCGTCCAATGCGGTTCGCGTGACCATCTCCCACACGTTTGGAAACGGGCGATTACCCCTGACCTTCGCACCGATCTTCGGTTCGCGCAATACGCAGATCAGCAAGAGCGCGATTGCGATGGTGGACGTGACGTCAGAGACGTTCTATGCACCGGCGAAGGGTAATCTCTGGCTCGCCGGGATGCCCGATGGCACCGTGACCAAGAACCTGCAGCCGTCGAACAACTGGGTGTGGGATACCGCCGGCTCGGCGGCAAACCGGCAATCGCCGCAGGTCGTTACCAACTCTGCACTCGTTACCCCTGGCAGCAGCATCAGTTTTGACGGCGTCCAGGGCAGCGCAACGTACGACGGGGGAAACCCGCTGGGTGCCGACGGCAATTCGGGGTTCCTGGTGTGCCATGGCAGCACGGCGACGAATTACACATCGGCGCTGACGAAGTCGGACAACGGGATCGCGAACATTCGCGCTCCAATCGGGTCGCTGATCGCGGTATTTCTCGATGGGAACGCCCCAAACACGACCTCCGCCCCGGCGGCGCTGGATTTCGACTCGGCCGCGAGCCGCGACTTCCAGACGCTGGCGCCTCTGCTCAAGCAGCCGTTCTTCGTCGGCAACGGCCGGCGGGACAACGGCGAAGTCCAGCAGTTTGTCGTGCCTGCCGGGGCGACGCGGATGTTCATCGGCATGATGGATGCCTGGCAGTGGAACGATAACGTCGGGGGGTTCGACGTCGGGGGCCACGTGATTCATTCGCTTAGTACGGTGAAATAA
- a CDS encoding ABC transporter permease: MGTYIAIRLLQFPLILGVIYVATFLLAWVAPGDPFQQTDRTLPPEVLAQLRERFHAESAWEFLTYYPWQLIQGDFGPSLIHQGWSVNQILGASLPVSITIGLFALIVAMVVGVTLGALAGVRRGGPVDWASLSVSLIGISLPGFVTAALLFAAFCVHLRWFPIGHWGSLRDVVLPGLALSLMPMAYIARLTRVSMIDTLGSDYIRTGRAKGLARNTVIWKHALRNALLPVLSYIGPAAAATLTGSFVVEKVFNLPGLGQHFVGSVLNRDQTLILGTVMVYSLFLLSLNLLVDIGYALVDPRIDVTAKGAGA; this comes from the coding sequence ATGGGCACCTACATCGCCATCCGCCTGCTCCAGTTCCCCCTGATCCTCGGGGTGATCTACGTCGCGACCTTTTTGCTCGCGTGGGTGGCACCCGGCGATCCCTTCCAGCAGACCGACCGCACGCTCCCGCCCGAAGTACTCGCCCAGCTCCGCGAACGATTCCACGCCGAAAGCGCCTGGGAGTTTCTGACCTACTACCCCTGGCAACTGATCCAGGGCGACTTCGGCCCGAGCCTGATCCACCAGGGCTGGTCGGTAAACCAGATCCTGGGTGCATCGCTGCCGGTGTCGATCACGATCGGCCTGTTCGCGCTGATCGTGGCGATGGTCGTCGGAGTGACGCTGGGCGCGCTCGCCGGCGTTCGCCGGGGCGGCCCGGTGGACTGGGCGAGTTTGTCGGTCAGCCTGATCGGCATCAGCCTGCCGGGGTTTGTGACCGCCGCGCTGCTGTTCGCGGCGTTCTGCGTTCATCTGCGATGGTTCCCGATCGGCCACTGGGGCTCTCTGCGGGATGTCGTGCTTCCGGGGCTGGCGTTGTCGCTCATGCCGATGGCGTATATCGCCCGGCTGACGCGGGTCTCGATGATCGACACCCTCGGCAGCGACTACATCCGCACCGGCCGGGCCAAGGGCCTGGCCCGCAACACCGTCATCTGGAAACACGCCCTGCGCAACGCGCTGCTGCCGGTGCTAAGCTACATCGGCCCGGCGGCGGCGGCGACGCTGACGGGGTCGTTCGTGGTCGAGAAGGTCTTCAACCTGCCGGGCCTCGGACAGCATTTCGTCGGATCGGTGCTCAATCGCGACCAGACGCTGATCCTGGGCACCGTCATGGTCTACTCCCTGTTCCTGCTGTCGCTGAACCTGCTGGTGGACATCGGCTACGCCCTGGTCGACCCGCGCATCGACGTGACGGCCAAAGGGGCCGGCGCATAA